AAAGGCATATGTACTTTTAATTATACTTTTCCCAACCCCTTCTTGGTATAATATAATTGTTGCGAATAACCATATTTATCAATAAATGGTTAAAATCAATCTTCATATTAAAAACGAAATTGCCTATACTCTTTAAGATCGTTGTTAAACAATCTGTCCCTAACATAAAAAGGTGCAAACTATTAAACATTTGCACCCTTTAATGGAAGATCACTCTCGAATATCCACGCTGCACAGATATTCCAGAAATGCCTCCGTTTCTTGAATAAGACATTTACTATTGAATTATCAGCTCTTTAACATGTTATTTTTCGTAAATACACAAAAAACATCTCCAGATTCATATGGAGGAAACATGATAAAATGAATAGGAGATAATTAACCATCGAAGAAGTGATTTCTTTGCCCGGCCTTTCAGGATATGGCAGTTAGTGAATCAACATAAGAAATGCATAATAATCTTAAAGGTTTACGTGAAAAAGAACTGAACTTCGGACCCTAAGGAGGAAAAACATATGTCGCATAATTATTTGGAGGATTCCAAGTCCTCGGAGACGTTTGGAATGAAACTTCTGCTAACTTCCGCGGGCGTCAATAACTCGACTATCCACAACGAGCTGGTTGACATGCTAGGCAAACCGATCGCCGACTCCAACGCTCTGTGCATCCCTACCGCGATGTACGGACACCCCTGGGTCGGTCCCGGCGTCAAAGCCTGGCAGTTCATCAGCGGGAATTCCGAGAATCCCATGGTCGACCTGGGCTGGAAGTCTGTCGGCGTTCTTGAGCTCACAGCGCTGCCAAGCATCGACGAAGACCGTTGGGTGCCTCTTGTCCGGGAGACGGACGTCCTGCTGGTGGCGGGAGGCGACGCCCTATACCTGTACCACTGGATGCGGCAATCCGGGCTAGCAGACCTCTTGCCATCACTGGATGCAGTCTATGTGGGAATGAGCGCTGGGAGCATGGTGATGGCCCCGAATATCGGTGAAGAATTCGTAGGCTGGCGTCCGCCCACAGGGGGAGATAAAACACTTGGTCTGGTGGATTTTGCGTTGTTTCCTCACCTAGATCACGAGATGTTACCGGACAATACCTTGGCCAATGCAGAAAAGTGGGCAGCCGGTGTCTCAGTGCCAGGGTACGCGATTGACGATCAGACGGCCATCAAAGTGACCGATGGGGCCGTTGAAGTTGTTTCCGAGGGGCAATGGAAGCTGTTCACCCCTTAACACCGAGATGGTCAGCCCATTAGCTCGCGATTTTTTGGTTGCAATGAAAAAAGCCTGATTTCTTCACTTAAATTGAGAAATTAGGCTTTTTAATATTGAATTTTCCTTAACGCTGTAAATCCACATTTTCCTGACATTACCCCTTTTTGCTGTATTATCTCGAAACTGAGTCTTCAAGAATCCTCCCCGTTTGCGGAATAAGGTTTTGTTGTTTACTGCCCTTAATTTGCAGATACAACTAGCATTCGTTTCATCGATTCAATATGGCCGACATGGATGGCTTCATGAATGACTGAAAAAGCAGCAGCTTCTGCAGCAATCGTGTATCCATGTGTATTTACAGCTAGGGGTTTGTTGAAATCTTCTGGTGACATTTCATTGACACGGGTTAACTGGTCTTTAAGAGTTGCTACAAGTTCTGATAAAAGCGGTACCTCTCCATCCCATTTCGAAGGTTTGGTACCAGGGCCGAAAAATTCATTGTACCGTAATGGGATTTGCACAGGATTGCAAGGGAGTTCGAACATAAAATATTCTGTTTCCGTGATAATATGACCGATGTGCCATCTGATTGTATTGTTGAATCCATCTGGTTGAATATCCACAACTTCTTCTGAGAGATCCTCTACTGCCTTTACCATCCATTTTCTAATTCTATTGAATTGATCTAAAACTAATTTTGACATGGCTTTCGCTCCTCTATGGGATATTTACCTCAATAATGATTTCTCCCGGAAGTCGTCAATCCCTTTTAGCAAATTACCTCATATGTAAAGAAAACCGAGTCCCTCCTAAAAGATTAGGAACAACTCGGTTGTTTATATGAATTTATGCAATGTCTTCATCTTTCGGAACGTTGTCTATATCTGTTTTCACATAATACTTTCCTTTTGAGGCGACGGCAAGGACGATCGTCAATACGAATGATAGGATTGCCGCAAAGAAGGCTGCGGTGTTTTGAAGGAAGGTTCCCATAATCCCGAATGCAGCCATCGTTCCTATAGTGCTCGCGACGATTAATGAAACGACACCGACCGGATTCCACTTATACAGTTTTTCCTGTTCATATTCAAAGTACATTGGACCGATTCTCAAAGCACGTTTCACGACGAAGGCATCCGCAATGATTGTCGCAGCCCAGGCGAATAAGAAGACACCCTGGAAGGTAAGCATTGGTCCGAGATAGTCGAGTGCTCCTGCGAGCATTGCGATGACGGCAGCGACCGCCGTGAATACGACCCAGAATGTACGTCCAGGTGTAAACTTAAATACATTTTCAAAAAAGTTCGATAGAGATAACGACCCGCTGTATAGATTGGTAATATTGATTCTGATCTGAGTCAAGATCGTGAACAATGCCCCGAAGATACCGATGATATGCACGAAGTATACACCTGGGTTGTCTTCCATGAAACGGACACCGAACCAGATGCCGATCAAACCCATGATAAAGAAACAGACCAGCTGTGGGATGAATCCGACAGCGAACACACCAAGTTTGAACTGTTCAGGTTTGACAAATCGCGCGTAATCCGAGATCAATAATGCCATGATTCCTACGAGACCATTGATGATTCCGATACACGTTAGTAAAGCGGTACCGCCGACTTGTGCGCCTTCAGGCAAGTAGGACCATACATCACCGGCATACGTCGGCGCCATATTGGCGGCAACAATCATTCCTGCACCTAATAAGATGATGAAGATCGGCAGCGACCATTTTTGCAGCTTGTCCAATTGTTTCATGCCGAACCAGTTGAACGGGATGACCGCCAGTCCAAAGAAAACCATCAAGATCCAGATCGGTATGACTTGTACATATTCATAGACGGCAAAGGCCATGATCGAGCCTTCGATTGCACAATACATGATGAAGTTGATTGCATAAATGAACGATGTAATCGATGCGCCAATATAGCCGAATCCACCACCTCTGGCAAGCAGGTTTACATTCATCCCGTGCTTGGCGGCGAGATAAGCGATCCCAATACCCAGAACACCTGCGATGACAGTCGCATAGATTTCAGCAATCAATGCATTCATAGCGCCATAGGATACCGCCATCAAACTCCCCATCTGCATGAAGACCATTGCTGTCGCGACACCGAGTGCCACGTTTGTGACGCTCCACCATCCCATTCGATAATGTTTTGGAACTTTCTCAAGTGCATAATCCTCTTTCTTCTCTTCCTTAGAATTTTGGCTTACCTGTGGATTTAATTTTTCTGCCATTGCGTTTCTCCTCCTGTCGTAAAATTCCTAATATTCCGACTTTTGATTACATAGCACGGGTACAGTTGATTCTATTAGAAAAGTTCATTGAGTAAAATTGCGGCATTTCTGCAGGTACAGCGAGTTAAATCAACCATGTGGTGCGGTTAACGGACACCAGAGCCGCTATTTGTGACAAAACTCGGTGTTTCAGCATTTTAACGGACACCAGAGCCGTTATCTGTGAACAAAGCATCTGATTTACTATGATATTTGCGAAATAAGGTCTCTGGTGTCCGTTAGTTTTGTAAAATCATGTTGTTTGGGACAAATAAGGTCTCCTGTGTCCGTTAACGGTTAAGTTCAACTTGGTTTCAGCTATTCCTCAAGTAACCTACATGACTTAGAGGGTCACTTCCGCTTTTCTTTTGACCGCGCAAAGGTAGTGAATTTCACAGAGTATTGCACAAATTTACCATTATTTTTAATTCAAAATCTTAGGGGGCGTGGCTGTCCAAAAAGAAAAGTGTCAGACACCTCCAACACAACATTTTGTATCAAAATCACGATTTTTCTCAAAATGTTGTTACGTTCGGAGAGACTCAGACACTTATTGGCCAGCTCTACCGCTTATTGCAATTGTTCGACCAAGTCATTCAACTGTTTCTTTTGCTCTAAACGGAGCTGCGTTGCCTGTTGGACGGTAACAGCATGGAAACGGACAGACGATCCTGGCCTCGCTTGGGCCAGATAGCTTAAATCCGGACTGATGACGGTACCCGCCATGACGAACCCTCCTCCTACTGTTGCGTCGTTCAACAAGAGGATGACTTCTTCTGTATTCGGTACGAGGATCGCTCCGATCGGATAAGCGAAGTCAACCACACCTCCTGCACTGTTCCCTGACCCGAATGGGGGTTCATAGTCTTTGTACGGAATCGTTTCCCCGTCGAATCGATAGGCAACCCGGTTGGATTCAAGCTTCACCTCCCATTCGTTGTTTAAAAACTTCGTAATGCCTTCATCGCTGATTTCATTACCCGAAACACCCATTACAGCATGGACATCGACTTTGTTTGAAAAAGAGGGGATGTAAGGATTCTCCACGCTTTTCCCGACTCGATTGAAGGCACCTGGCAATGGTTCACTAATCGGAACGGCATCCCCATTTTCCAACTTCCTGCTTAAAAATCCTCCGAAATCGCCTAAGGTATAGGTCGAGCGGCTTCCTAAAATTTCAGGAACTGTGATGCCTCCGGACACACACATATACGTGAAAACACCTATCGCTTCTGTTGAATAGGAAATCGATAACGCATCGCCTTTTTTGACCTTGAAGACTTCCCACATCGCCATCTGTTTTCCATTCAGTGTCACATTTGCAGGAGCCCCGGTAACCGTAATGACCGTGCTTTTCTCGAAAACCACAGTAGGCCCAGCCAAGGTGATTTCCAGACCGGCACTGAAAGGCGGATTACCCAATAAGAGATTGCCGATCTGAAACGACAACTTGTCCGCCGCTCCACAAGGAGGCACACCGAGATGATAATAGCCGTTCCTGCCGCCATCTTGAATTGTCGCTATGAATCCAGGCTCGATCACGTTAATCAATTAAAAGTCCTCCATTAACTCGGAAAGGTACTTCTCTTCCTTCCGGATATATTCCTCAGCTGAAAAGTGGACATCTTTCATTTTATAGCGGTATGTGCCATCTTCTACTTCTTTTGTAATGGAACGGTATTCGCTTTCATCAATCGTCCGGTACTTCCACAGGTCGCCTGGACTCGCGAGGAAGATCGAATCCTTGAATGCCTCTAATCGCTGTTGGTGCTCATAAACCGGTACCGCTGACATCCCGATCAACTGGTAGCTTCCCGGAGATTGCGTCGGATAGATCACCGAAAACGCACCGCCGATTCCGATCGCAAGCTTTGGTGTTTGCGTTCTTGGACTCGTGTATTTGGGTGCACGGATGATTTCTTCTCGCGGTATGCCGAGCGGGTATGTCCATGCTGTGCCGGGCGTGAATCCGAGCATCGTGATCAGATGCGGGACTTTGGAATGCGCATCGATGAACCGGTCTTTATCCTTGAATCCGTTCAGCTTCATCACGAAATCGAAGTTCGACTCGGTAATCTCTTTATTCCGTTCGTTGAAACGGATCGAGTACTCTTTGGTGACCGGATCATCATACCAGATCGGGATCTCGACGATCTTGCATTTCATGTTCAACTCTGATTCATCGCTTTTCGTGATATCGATTTCCTTCAAATAGTCTAATAAGCTGAATGGCGACAACACCTCGGGATCATATCGGACAAGATAAGAGGCATTTGCGGGATAGATTTCGATGATCCCCGGAATGTTCCGCCGACGTAATTCATTGGTGATCGCGATCGCTTTGAAGTTGCTTTCTGCGCTCATGTCATTTGTAATCTGGGCGAAGATATACTCGTCTCCGCAAAAATCGAACCGTGTCTCCGGTAATGAAAGCATGCCCTCACTCTCCCTTTTTCAAGAGGCTATTCATTCTCCGGCTGATGGTCGCCGGGCTGACCTGCAGGGCTTTCGCCGCTTCGGCTGCTGTACCGTATTTCTGCAATGCCAATGAAACCAACTGTTCTTCTAAATCCTTTACGGCATCCTTCAATGGGAAAACCTCCGAGACGAAAACCTGGGAATCACGGTCTGCGGTCGCTTTGTCATATAAAATCTTCAGCACATCTTCTTGTTCGATCACCGGATTTGTCGTCGTGACGGCGAGCCTTTCGATGACGTTTTGCAATTCACGGACATTCCCCGGCCAACTGTAGCTTTCCAGCAGCAGCAATGCTTCCCTTGACAGGCTCTTTTCCTTTTTATACGTGGTGTTGATTTCATTCATGAAATGCAGGGACAGCGAGACGATATCTTCCTTCCGTTTCCGCAGCGGCGGGATCTGGATCGGGATAACATTGATTCTGTAATAAAGGTCTTCTCTGAACTTCTTTTCCTGGACCATCTTCTTGATGTCACGGTTGGTCGTCGCGATGACCCGGACATCGATCTTGATGGTCTTGACGCCGCCTACCCTGACAATCTCAAGCTCCTGAAGGGCACGCAGCAATTTCACTTGCATGTTCAATGGAAGTTCGGTGATTTCATCCAGGAATAGCGTCCCTTTATCCGCTAGCTCGAACAGCCCTTTCTTTGTCGAAACGGCTCCTGTGAAGGCTCCTTTTTCATACCCGAACATTTCGCTTTCGAGCAGGTTTTCCGGGATCGCCCCGCAATTCATGCTGACGATCGGGTGATCCTTCCGTTTGCTATGGCTGTGGATATATTGGGCAAAGACCTCTTTCCCGACACCGGACTCACCGTATAGAAGCACGGTTGAATCAACCTCTGCGATCTGTTTCATTTCATTCACGAGATCCGAGATCACTTTTGATTTGTAGATCAGCTTTTGTTTTGGTTCGTCACCGTTTTTAAGGTCATCTCTATGTTCAGGAGTCCTTTTTCCATCGAGCTTGTCCTTGGATGAAATGTCCCGTGAAATGACGACGATCTTCTTGATTTTCTCCCCGTCGAACACTGGGGTTGCTGTCGACCAGACTTTATTTCCATCCTTCGATTCTTGGACAAGCGAAAGCTTTCTTTTTTCA
The DNA window shown above is from Alkalihalobacillus sp. TS-13 and carries:
- a CDS encoding biotin-dependent carboxyltransferase family protein, with product MIEPGFIATIQDGGRNGYYHLGVPPCGAADKLSFQIGNLLLGNPPFSAGLEITLAGPTVVFEKSTVITVTGAPANVTLNGKQMAMWEVFKVKKGDALSISYSTEAIGVFTYMCVSGGITVPEILGSRSTYTLGDFGGFLSRKLENGDAVPISEPLPGAFNRVGKSVENPYIPSFSNKVDVHAVMGVSGNEISDEGITKFLNNEWEVKLESNRVAYRFDGETIPYKDYEPPFGSGNSAGGVVDFAYPIGAILVPNTEEVILLLNDATVGGGFVMAGTVISPDLSYLAQARPGSSVRFHAVTVQQATQLRLEQKKQLNDLVEQLQ
- a CDS encoding Type 1 glutamine amidotransferase-like domain-containing protein; this encodes MKLLLTSAGVNNSTIHNELVDMLGKPIADSNALCIPTAMYGHPWVGPGVKAWQFISGNSENPMVDLGWKSVGVLELTALPSIDEDRWVPLVRETDVLLVAGGDALYLYHWMRQSGLADLLPSLDAVYVGMSAGSMVMAPNIGEEFVGWRPPTGGDKTLGLVDFALFPHLDHEMLPDNTLANAEKWAAGVSVPGYAIDDQTAIKVTDGAVEVVSEGQWKLFTP
- a CDS encoding DinB family protein, whose amino-acid sequence is MSKLVLDQFNRIRKWMVKAVEDLSEEVVDIQPDGFNNTIRWHIGHIITETEYFMFELPCNPVQIPLRYNEFFGPGTKPSKWDGEVPLLSELVATLKDQLTRVNEMSPEDFNKPLAVNTHGYTIAAEAAAFSVIHEAIHVGHIESMKRMLVVSAN
- a CDS encoding sigma 54-interacting transcriptional regulator; its protein translation is MILWKDVLKPVSLKLTIDQTIAEVLDLFTESNSDIAFVFDGDQVLGYVNKDVLLNQIRHSKDLETPIEYKDDILIIPYQAPIEYYFNCSVYLAVTDGFIGYITQTDALHKVNGMKFEQINKSIDSAEIGIVTMDTDYKVTFMNVTAEEILGISRAFLVDRHYRQLIRIDQDISRVLEGAQLMNVTTSFNFKNMTGHLSPIYENGKVIGIVHIFHLQKRFEETAKELEFVRELNEDLKAIYSSSNEQILVVNGKGDIQRISGTYLETFWGELDKDMIIGSNVYKLEEKGVFRPNIFDQCLTEKRKLSLVQESKDGNKVWSTATPVFDGEKIKKIVVISRDISSKDKLDGKRTPEHRDDLKNGDEPKQKLIYKSKVISDLVNEMKQIAEVDSTVLLYGESGVGKEVFAQYIHSHSKRKDHPIVSMNCGAIPENLLESEMFGYEKGAFTGAVSTKKGLFELADKGTLFLDEITELPLNMQVKLLRALQELEIVRVGGVKTIKIDVRVIATTNRDIKKMVQEKKFREDLYYRINVIPIQIPPLRKRKEDIVSLSLHFMNEINTTYKKEKSLSREALLLLESYSWPGNVRELQNVIERLAVTTTNPVIEQEDVLKILYDKATADRDSQVFVSEVFPLKDAVKDLEEQLVSLALQKYGTAAEAAKALQVSPATISRRMNSLLKKGE
- a CDS encoding cytosine permease, producing the protein MAEKLNPQVSQNSKEEKKEDYALEKVPKHYRMGWWSVTNVALGVATAMVFMQMGSLMAVSYGAMNALIAEIYATVIAGVLGIGIAYLAAKHGMNVNLLARGGGFGYIGASITSFIYAINFIMYCAIEGSIMAFAVYEYVQVIPIWILMVFFGLAVIPFNWFGMKQLDKLQKWSLPIFIILLGAGMIVAANMAPTYAGDVWSYLPEGAQVGGTALLTCIGIINGLVGIMALLISDYARFVKPEQFKLGVFAVGFIPQLVCFFIMGLIGIWFGVRFMEDNPGVYFVHIIGIFGALFTILTQIRINITNLYSGSLSLSNFFENVFKFTPGRTFWVVFTAVAAVIAMLAGALDYLGPMLTFQGVFLFAWAATIIADAFVVKRALRIGPMYFEYEQEKLYKWNPVGVVSLIVASTIGTMAAFGIMGTFLQNTAAFFAAILSFVLTIVLAVASKGKYYVKTDIDNVPKDEDIA
- a CDS encoding allophanate hydrolase subunit 1, whose amino-acid sequence is MLSLPETRFDFCGDEYIFAQITNDMSAESNFKAIAITNELRRRNIPGIIEIYPANASYLVRYDPEVLSPFSLLDYLKEIDITKSDESELNMKCKIVEIPIWYDDPVTKEYSIRFNERNKEITESNFDFVMKLNGFKDKDRFIDAHSKVPHLITMLGFTPGTAWTYPLGIPREEIIRAPKYTSPRTQTPKLAIGIGGAFSVIYPTQSPGSYQLIGMSAVPVYEHQQRLEAFKDSIFLASPGDLWKYRTIDESEYRSITKEVEDGTYRYKMKDVHFSAEEYIRKEEKYLSELMEDF